In the Oryza glaberrima chromosome 6, OglaRS2, whole genome shotgun sequence genome, one interval contains:
- the LOC127775796 gene encoding GDSL esterase/lipase At5g45910-like, with protein MRAIASSCRHTQTAAAMAPGSRCSRRQQLLVAVAVVLLLAAAPTGCSAARSKKSYEAIFSFGDSLSDAGNLIADGIPKSLTTARAPYGMTFFGRPTGRCSNGRLVVDFLAEHFGLPLPPASKAHGADFSKGANFAITGATALEYSFFKQHGIDQRIWNTGSINTQIGWLQDMKPSLCKSDQECKDYFGKSLFVVGEFGGNDYNAPLFSGVAFSEVKTYVPLVAKAIANGVEKLIELGAKDLLVPGVLPIGCFPLYLTLYNTSSKADYNARTGCLRRYNRLAFHHNRELKQQLDELQKKYPETKIMYGDYFKAAMQFVVSPGNFGFSSAMQACCGAGGQGNYNFNLKKKCGEEGASVCSNPSSYVSWDGIHMTEAAYRYVANGWLNGPYAEPPILK; from the exons ATGCGCGCCATTGCCTCCTCCTGCCGACACACGCagacagcagcagcaatggcgcCCGGCAGCCGGTGCAgccggcggcagcagctgctggtcgccgtcgccgtggtgcTGCttttggcggcggcgccgacggggtgctcggcggcgaggagcaagAAGTCGTACGAGGCCATCTTCAGCTTCGGCGACTCGCTGTCCGACGCCGGGAACCTCATCGCCGACGGCATCCCCAAGTCGCTCACCACCGCCCGCGCCCCCTACGGGATGACCTTCTTCGGCCGCCCCACCGGCCGCTGCTCCaacggccgcctcgtcgtcgactTCCTCG CGGAGCACTTcgggctgccgctgccgccggcgtcgaaggCGCACGGCGCGGACTTCAGCAAGGGCGCCAACTTCGCCATCACCGGCGCGACGGCGCTGGAGTACTCCTTCTTCAAGCAGCACGGCATCGACCAGCGCATCTGGAACACCGGCTCCATCAACACCCAGATCGGATGGCTCCAGGACATGAAGCCTTCCCTCTGCAAGTCGGACCAAG AGTGCAAGGACTACTTCGGCAAGTCACTGTTCGTGGTGGGGGAGTTTGGGGGAAATGACTACAATGCCCCTCTCTTCTccggcgtcgccttctccgAGGTCAAGACCTACGTCCCCCTCGTCGCCAAGGCCATCGCCAACGGTGTCGAG AAATTGATTGAACTTGGTGCGAAAGACTTGCTGGTACCAGGAGTTCTCCCAATTGGATGCTTCCCCTTGTACCTGACACTGTACAACACCAGCAGCAAAGCTGACTACAATGCCCGCACCGGGTGCCTCCGGAGATACAACCGTCTCGCCTTCCATCACAACAGGGAGCTCAAGCAGCAGCTTGATGAGCTTCAAAAGAAGTACCCAGAGACAAAAATCATGTATGGTGACTACTTCAAGGCGGCAATGCAGTTTGTCGTCAGCCCTGGAAATTTTG GTTTCAGCTCGGCTATGCAGGCTTGCTGTGGTGCTGGAGGCCAGGGCAACTACAACTTCAACCTGAAGAAGAAGTGTGGTGAGGAGGGTGCTAGCGTGTGCTCCAACCCGTCGTCGTACGTGAGCTGGGACGGCATCCACATGACCGAAGCCGCCTACCGCTATGTCGCCAATGGCTGGCTGAATGGGCCATATGCTGAGCCCCCAATCCTCAAGTGA